GGTAACTTGGATGCTAGACAAACAGCTTTTAACCCATCCAAACCAAGAGTTGGATTGTTTGCTTTTGTATTCGTTGGATATACACCACCACAACCTATGTAGTCAGCACCATCAATCCATGCTTGTTGGGCTTGCTCAGGTGTTTTGCACGATACACCAATTATCTTTTCAGGGCCAAGAAGAGTGCGGGCAATACGAGCAGGCATGTCAGACTGACCAACATGTACCCCATCAGCATCACATGCAAGGGCTACATCAACTCGGTCATTTATCAATAGAGGCACTCCATAGGAACGGCAAATTCCAACACATGCTTTTGCCATTTCCAGGAACTCCCTTGTTTCGGCATCCTTCTCCCTGAGAAGCAAATGCTCAATATTAACATAAGTATGCTGGTAGATATATCATTTTGCATGGAGAGTTACTCCTTGCGCAGGTGAAACCAATAACGGTAGGCTACAAATAAAAACATCAACCCATTTCAAGGCAATAAAACCTGAGTGCACAAATAAAAAATGTTTGTACTCAACGGTGACAGAATAACATTACTTCAAATCTTAGAAACACAATTTTTCTCTAAGACCATAGGAAGCAATGGAAAAGCAAAAAACTAAAATGAATTACAAGGGACATTAAATTGAAAGAACAAAAGGGCTACTCCATCATGCACCAGTTGGAAATTTCCAAAACATAACTGAAATACTAGGAATTTAGGGCTGTGCAATCAGTCGATTCagttccgaaccgaaccgaaaaaaccgaaaaccgaattgtaaaaatattaaaaaccggAAAAAccgattataaaaaaataaccgaaccgaatcgaaccgataaaaatcagttcggttcggttcgattcaaaccgaaatctgtattttttaaaatttttttcttctaatttcagtaaaataattcaataaatgtttcacataaatttatcaataaaaattgtCTGAATATATaaggataatatttaaaaaattcatataaatccatataaaatttaaaaatataaatcaaaccagtgttttaaataataaaaatatattaaaaatcggtttttcggtttttcggttatttaacacgtttaaaccgaaccgaaccgaaaaccgaataagttgaaaaatattaaccgaaccaaaccgaacttTTCGATTAACCGAACCATTAAACCGAAATcgatcggttcagttcggtttttcggtttaaactgATTTACGCTCAGCCCTACTAGGAAAACCATTTCAGTTTTCTTCCAGTAAGTTCTATTTTAAATAAGGGGGAAAAATCCAGCATTAAGCAGTCAAACCTCAATTGAACAATGGTAGCACCTCCTTCTATTGCTGCTTCAATAGCATCCACCATAGGTCGTCCCCACTTTTTATTCATCTGGGAGTCTGTAACAGCATACAAAAATAGGTTACTTGGATTGAATGTCCCTTGTCTATGAGAGTTGTGAATGCCATTCTTAAGCCTTAATAAGTGGTCAAAGGGGCCTTGTCGCCCATTTCCAATAAAAATGTCTTTGCTGTACTCCAAGACGGTCTCAACATAGTGCTTAGCTACCTGCCCAAACTCAGACGCATAAGAACTACGATGCTCATACAACCTTTTAAGGGaagaaacaacataaaataatgGATATGAGTGAGAGGGAGGGAGATGGAAAAAGGATGTGAAGTTCACGTAGCTAGTCAAGCCCACCAGCACACAATACAAGAACTTGAGCATGTTTCTCAAGGATTAATTCCATAAAGCAACAATAGATTACTCTTAAAATCAAAACTTGGCATGCAAATTCAAAGACTTCAATATCTAATTAAGAAATTATGGAGTCCATGCTTGACTTTAGTTTGACCTTACAAACCAAATTCTGCAAATTCTTCTGTTGCTGTAGTCCTGAATCATGAACTATATGAAGTTAGCTGGGAGGGGGAACTGAAAGCACTAGCACTATATAGTTACCTTAACAGCTGAGAGCATTGAAGAACCTTTAGCCAGCTCAGCTGCTATGCATGATGCCAGTGTGCAACCAGTACCATGAGTATTGCGAGTTTTTATACGAGATGAGCGCAGCTCATGGCAGTCTTTGCCTgcaatgcaaaaagaaaaatcatagaTATAAAATTACCTTGACTATTAACAGTTCATGCATACATCGAATTGAGGAAACATAAATATCATTGTCGCTCAAGAATTCTGTAAAACTTCAGCATACCATCAAAGAAAATGTCAATAGCATCCAAAGAGTCAGGGAGGTCACCACCCTTGACAAGTACATTTCTGGAAGGAAAAACCAATAAAGTTCAAGCACATCTGTTAAGCCCCTTTAATTGCAGGTTAGTGCATGCATTCATTCTACCAAACAGATTTGCTAAAAGAAGCTGAAAAGCAGTGAACACATACAGTACCTCATGTACATTAAAAATGAAGCCATAAAATTCATGTCTTATGCAAAACGCTTTCCCCCCTTTGATGATCactaataatataaagatttaaacaacctaaacatgcaataTGATAAAAGAAAAGCTCAGTAATCCATTAAACGATGTTAAAACCGCTAGCTTAAATAGCAGCTGCTAATCTCAGCTTAATGTTCTTTTATTCCAACATCCTAAATGGCAGATTTATGTTTAATAATAATGAATAGAAAATGTCAAATAATTCCATTCACAGTACTCTTATTAAAATTAGCTTTTATTCAAACATTCAGTATCCATTATGCTATGACCCAAGCAGTGTCACGGTATAATGGTGTCACAGTCAAAGAGTAGTAGTAGAGGCTGAAGCTATAATATATCTTTTACAGATCATATGACCTGTAATTCCAAAATACGTGGCTTGAAAAGTCAAGTAATTTACTCTTCCTATGTTGTGACTTGAGACATTGGAAAactttcatatttttataattattacccACTACACCCAGTGGCAGATGCAGCAATTTGAGTCAAGGAAGTCCGATTTAAATAAGcaatcaaagaaaataaaacacatgaaataattatacattaagaagaatttttttataaaagttaataataatatactaaaATTATAGTTATTCTTATCTATTATTcgttgattaaaatttaaatatctaacCTATtacctattaaatttatattttctaaatttgaattttatttttaaaatattagtagTCCATGAAATCTATTAAATAATCTAATATTACCCATAAAACACttttattactaaaaaaataaaatttattttctctaaatttatatagtttaatgtataattttactcacataataaacaaaaaaattatcactTCTTATTAAGAACAGAACAATTACACAATCCAAGAATAAGCATGAAAACACACAGATTTAACATAGTTCACCAATTTTGACTACGTCGTGAACGGCTAGGATTTTTTCAACAATTCTCCCATTTGAAGACTAATCCAGTCAACCTAACCATTTTCATTCTCCGTGCTAATTTATCCAACAAAAACACCTAGCCGCAAATATCTTCCATACTACCATAGAAAACCAACTGAGACCTTACACCGCCCCAACTTCTCTGTATCAACACCTTTAGTCAACATGTCTTTTGAATTCTTAGTACCTTCAATTTTCTTCAAACACATCTCACCTTCTTCCACCAGACTGCGAGTGAAATGGTACCTATGTCGGATGTGTTTTGTTCTGAAGTGATACACTGGGTTTTTCACCAACTGTATGACACTCTGACTATCAGTGAAAAGAATCTTATCAAGCTGCTTATTGTCCAACTCTTATAAGTAATCAATCAACCATATCATCTCCTTAGAATTGCAACATATTTCGTCTCTATAAATAACATAGAGGCACACTTCTAAAATTTAAACATCCAGCTCACTGATGTCTCATATGTAATGTAGATATACCCAAATGTGCTTTTACTTGTATCCACATCTCCATTAAGATCAGTATCAACAAAACCTTCTAATACTATCTTACCATTCCCATAACAAGGTGATGTATTAGTTGTTCCTTTTAAATATCTCAGAAGCTACTTCATAGCTTCTCAATGCTCTTTCCCTGAATTTGACATATATCTACTCTGAGCTCACACTGTATGTGCTATATCAGGTCTAGTGCATACCATAGCATACATCAAGCTCCAAACCACAAAAGCATAAGGTACTTTTGACATATCAAAGCCCACTAAGAATTTATTTGATAGAATgactaaaaaatttgaattttacaaagtacaaaatattttaattgggtATTTTTGAATAAGAACTAATTAATAGATCTCCTAAATCTATAGGAACCTAATcgtaatttttctttctttaaggTAAAACTATCTAAATACCCCTAAAAAATTTGAAGATTTTCAGGGGGCCCATGGTCCTCCTTGGCCACTCAAGGGCTCCGCCAGTGACTACACCCCCAACAGGTAGTACTTCCATCAAACTTTCTAGCTAAACATTACTGTACTTCATAGCAGTAacaattatatgaatttttcttcTAATTTCATATGCATTTTTCAGTCATATAACACTCCAAACCACTTATCCAATTTGGATATTTCATCTGCTGTCCAACTATAAAGCCAAAAGTTCAAAAGCTGCCTCATTGTTTAAAGTTGCATTGAGTAAAATGACCAAAACTTGTGcttttgaagaagaaaagtatgTGATTTGAACAAGATTGATATTTGCAACTCCCATAAACAGCACAATTCCAAAAGAGAAGgtaatttatgaatttaaaaacAAACCTGACAGCAAAGAAATAGCAAGTACATAATGATAATATAGCTCATTACAAGTGACAAAAGAATTTATAGTATTTTCCATTTACCGGGGGCCTATAGCATGCAAAGCTTTTGCAGCAGAACGCATGTCAGCAACTGTTTCAAGTGGCATGCCACCAAGTAACGCAGATGCCTCTTTTATATTTGGAGTTATTATGTCAGCCATGGGAAGAAGCTCCTCTCTGCATTCAAGAACCAGAAGTTCGACATTAATCATTACTataattttctatattaaaTGCATGAAGCAAAAGGCTTagataatagtaataatagaaTAACCCTCCTATATATAAGAAATCAATAAGCCCCATTACCAGCACAGTCCGCCTTCATGGCAAAGTCAGCTCATCAAGGAAGATTTTTTGTCAACCAGTATTAACGTCTCTATGTCAAAaactttaagattttttttttatttaaaaaagagaaGGGTTTGATCGCAAGAAACAAGCATGAGAATTCTTTAAAGTTCTGCAGTTTTTTGGTTTTATAGAGACTTCAGATGCAGAAGAATTCAGGCaattcttcaaaaaaaaaattcaggtaATTTCAAATATGAAAATTCATTCTTTAATTTATTGTGTGAAAAAAAAGTGGTGTTTCAGCTTGTGTTTCCATGTGTGCTTCTGGAGCTTTTTGGGAGAGGGCTTTGAGGGTTATCAATTGATTATGGGCCATCAAGTTTTTTGGCTGTTCTTTATGTTCTTGTTTGTAGTTGTATGTTGAGTTTTATAGGAGGTATATCTTACATTCTTATAGTCTCTTTCATTATCATAAAATTTCTAAGTAAATATATAAAGGCAATGGTAGGTCATTCTTGTTAGCCGTTCACCAGGAAATGATTTAACTTCCTAGGACATGGTTAAAGATTGATAAACCAATGACGATTGAACAGATGTGAAAGAGAAACATGAGCTACACAGCAAAGAAGCAAAAACAATATTGGATACTGACTAAGGAATACCTGCCCCCTAAGCAGCCTCCCAGTTACCACAGTTAATTGAGTACAGCATGCCAATAAATGAGAAGGAGATTCTGGCGTGCAAGGAAAGTATATTTAGTTTAAGAAAATTAAGGCGTCTTGAAAACCAAAGACAGCAGGAATGTTATTCGGAAGTTTTTATGACTAGAGTCCAGAAAAGTCAACTCCAGGGTAATAGGGTGCTTTAgaatttaatagaaaataagaaTGTGTTATTATGATGGAAGTACTTCACTTTGATGCAACTTCTTAGTGAAAGAAGGTGTTGCCTGCTAGTGGCAGGCAGTTGTGGCTCTTAATAATAAGGACTTTACAGATAGTAATAGCTTACATGGAGAGAGACAGTAAACTAGTAATACTTCATTTTTGCATtagtaatatttattttgtcAAGAGtatcttctcttttttctttaaaaaaaaagaaatatctcTCCATTGCTGAAATATCAAAATCACACTCATAAACTAGTACATGGATAAACAAGATGCAAGAAGCACATGTATATATGAAAAAGACATTCGGAGAGACCATAAAATCCTGTGTTACAAATGCAGGCTGAAAAGTTAGCTAAATGAATTTTTCATACGAATTATGTAATCCAATTGgcaaaacaataaataaatttaaaaacaagTTTCAACTCACCGAAAACTAGAAAGAATGGAGGGACCAGCCAGCACATCTCCACTTGTAGATACCATGACAGGATCAACCACCAAAGCTGCCTTCAAATA
This region of Manihot esculenta cultivar AM560-2 chromosome 10, M.esculenta_v8, whole genome shotgun sequence genomic DNA includes:
- the LOC110625111 gene encoding thiamine biosynthetic bifunctional enzyme TH1, chloroplastic isoform X1, with product MAGCGLLSNSYIFNGVKKPVIPRSRFSKLIFHRSERVRTFMAMEGNGASVSDGASKTKIPHVLTVAGSDSGAGAGIQADIKACAARGVYCSTVITAVTAQNTVGVQGVNIVPEDFVAEQLKSVLSDMQVDVVKTGMLPSIGIVKILHESLREFPVRALVVDPVMVSTSGDVLAGPSILSSFREELLPMADIITPNIKEASALLGGMPLETVADMRSAAKALHAIGPRNVLVKGGDLPDSLDAIDIFFDGKDCHELRSSRIKTRNTHGTGCTLASCIAAELAKGSSMLSAVKVAKHYVETVLEYSKDIFIGNGRQGPFDHLLRLKNGIHNSHRQGTFNPSNLFLYAVTDSQMNKKWGRPMVDAIEAAIEGGATIVQLREKDAETREFLEMAKACVGICRSYGVPLLINDRVDVALACDADGVHVGQSDMPARIARTLLGPEKIIGVSCKTPEQAQQAWIDGADYIGCGGVYPTNTKANNPTLGLDGLKAVCLASKLPVVAIGGINASNAGSVMETGVSNLKGVAVVSALFDRESVLAETRNLHAILMEAASQVK
- the LOC110625111 gene encoding thiamine biosynthetic bifunctional enzyme TH1, chloroplastic isoform X2, which encodes MAMEGNGASVSDGASKTKIPHVLTVAGSDSGAGAGIQADIKACAARGVYCSTVITAVTAQNTVGVQGVNIVPEDFVAEQLKSVLSDMQVDVVKTGMLPSIGIVKILHESLREFPVRALVVDPVMVSTSGDVLAGPSILSSFREELLPMADIITPNIKEASALLGGMPLETVADMRSAAKALHAIGPRNVLVKGGDLPDSLDAIDIFFDGKDCHELRSSRIKTRNTHGTGCTLASCIAAELAKGSSMLSAVKVAKHYVETVLEYSKDIFIGNGRQGPFDHLLRLKNGIHNSHRQGTFNPSNLFLYAVTDSQMNKKWGRPMVDAIEAAIEGGATIVQLREKDAETREFLEMAKACVGICRSYGVPLLINDRVDVALACDADGVHVGQSDMPARIARTLLGPEKIIGVSCKTPEQAQQAWIDGADYIGCGGVYPTNTKANNPTLGLDGLKAVCLASKLPVVAIGGINASNAGSVMETGVSNLKGVAVVSALFDRESVLAETRNLHAILMEAASQVK